The following are encoded in a window of bacterium BMS3Abin08 genomic DNA:
- the tig gene encoding trigger factor, with protein MQKTVEDINPTKKRFTVEIPADVLEERINNALREYGKSARLPGFRPGKVPLSLLDKRFGKDAESEVLERVIPEYYLKAVKEENITPVTPPVFEEYDFKRKTPFKMTFTIEVRPEIQEIRYEGLKIKDEKIEVTDEDVENTLQRLRLEKSSYEKVDGPIEENDLVVVDYRITEEDKEVKDQFIKVGSDIIPEEISRELLGKKQADSFEVTAPFPENYVNKNFSGKTLTLKGTINEVKRLNEAELNDRFAKDLGYKDLTELRTAVKESVIKAKEELLQNRQKGEIIEQLLKEHRFSIPEGLLETEINAINNEEKRKNPEVDPDAIKDESREKATRNVKLNLILDAVADRQEISISDEELKKKILELSNSMYITPENFMKMYLPDENAYYYFRQNIIREKTIDYIYERAVSVEEDSGPSGKEESETEPKGEDE; from the coding sequence ATGCAAAAGACCGTCGAGGACATTAACCCGACCAAGAAGCGTTTTACCGTTGAGATACCTGCTGATGTACTTGAGGAAAGGATAAACAACGCGCTTCGGGAATACGGAAAGAGCGCCAGGCTGCCGGGTTTCAGACCGGGGAAGGTGCCTCTCTCTCTCCTGGACAAGCGTTTCGGCAAGGATGCGGAATCCGAGGTGCTGGAGAGGGTTATACCCGAGTACTACCTGAAGGCTGTCAAGGAGGAGAACATCACCCCTGTAACTCCCCCTGTTTTTGAAGAGTATGACTTCAAGAGAAAGACCCCATTCAAGATGACCTTCACCATCGAGGTCAGGCCGGAGATCCAGGAGATCAGGTATGAGGGGCTTAAGATCAAGGACGAGAAGATCGAGGTTACGGATGAGGATGTTGAAAATACCCTCCAGAGGCTCAGGCTGGAGAAGTCCTCTTATGAGAAGGTCGACGGCCCCATCGAGGAAAATGACCTTGTGGTTGTAGATTACAGGATCACAGAGGAAGACAAGGAGGTCAAGGACCAGTTCATAAAGGTCGGCAGCGATATAATTCCTGAAGAGATATCAAGGGAACTTCTGGGAAAGAAGCAGGCGGACTCATTCGAGGTAACCGCCCCTTTTCCTGAGAACTATGTCAACAAGAACTTCAGCGGGAAGACCCTGACCCTGAAAGGGACCATCAATGAGGTTAAAAGGCTCAATGAAGCGGAGTTGAACGACCGGTTTGCAAAGGACCTCGGATATAAAGACCTCACTGAATTGAGGACGGCCGTTAAGGAGTCGGTCATTAAAGCCAAGGAGGAACTCCTTCAGAACAGGCAGAAAGGTGAAATAATAGAACAACTCCTGAAGGAACACCGGTTCTCCATCCCCGAGGGTCTCCTCGAGACCGAGATCAACGCAATCAACAATGAGGAAAAGAGAAAGAACCCCGAGGTTGATCCGGACGCGATAAAGGATGAATCCCGGGAAAAGGCAACAAGGAATGTTAAGCTGAACCTCATACTGGATGCCGTTGCCGACCGGCAGGAGATCTCCATCAGCGATGAAGAACTGAAAAAGAAGATCCTCGAGTTATCAAACAGTATGTACATTACACCGGAGAACTTTATGAAGATGTACCTTCCCGATGAGAACGCCTACTACTATTTCAGACAGAACATTATCAGGGAAAAGACCATAGACTACATTTACGAGAGGGCTGTCAGTGTGGAGGAAGACAGCGGGCCCTCCGGCAAAGAAGAGAGCGAAACGGAACCGAAAGGAGAAGATGAATGA